One part of the Algibacter sp. L1A34 genome encodes these proteins:
- a CDS encoding WGR domain-containing protein: MKIQQQKKLYFTEGKSDKVYEVDLCESGGDLFVVNFRYGRRGATLREGTKTVFPVPYDDALSIFNKLVESKEKKGYGENGSVSIPVKQNTAREDTILKYLEQSVAGTYSRDWKVSKIILRCAELDIKLASPLIARFIKSNYEFEQYASIYTLCVLEDDTHVDSIYNVFKTENFSNKSGRAAVAYCLKYGNDNVKKEIQNKILNTLPSELGNHIKHPRLFYAALKDYFLKEENIDASVLYYVYLYSDIINSGREELYQFLQSIPLKVNTFKSVRYIYRVAHLLNDYQFLGLLSKKMGVSTPGYTSSYIYSGQQWTSVDVEKKKENPSVAFSSKTQKYFNKNTYSLVYKLSKTNISGYLDYAVSILVALNDKMDRNASNVQYNYIYDSVERRYITERRIFPRYHEFSALMYVLYGNSTLLNRDNTKWFYSEDIKLEDLERAEILPEVWSSNPEKVLYVLSHAKSEEAVFFALRIIKENKSILDSLLLEDLQRLVSHYHPKVLEVILESIKDKYKNVQPEDVILLALLSSKNESAIELALCWLTFYERDYFSRAEVVVGLLLTGEVKVIYYLKTLYSSISKYNPILNLNALSSLFESPSVFIEAYLLEVNNLIGNTSFGGLLSDVSIEDINKLASSNSFTNKLFAANFAKHNKIETFLLFKDSIDEYINSNEARLRQVGIELLSQFPDHFLLENSKKISGFCFSEYEEVRTAIQPTIERLVNLDADFKTSLFNSLLIVLIDAEKYDGLHANCYSLLTENYKHYLNDVSHELMFKLVLSHYEYAQKLGLPLFKQHIDLNMLPVDKLVSLGNSDVFEIRKMLQDYFQLHIPKINYELEKALLIFNSSWQDIIDWACDYFERSIEEKTWTVNMLLYACDHTKNEVQAFGRKMITAHFSEEKGLPLLMKLQEHPTKDMQFFVTNYLETYAKDTPDVILKLETYFKTSLFNINTHRATKTRIYAFLEQESVKNKVVAEMTVRLINSIIGTKTIKDRSNNIDVLLSIYDVFPEIEVPLLIKSN, translated from the coding sequence TTGAAGATACAACAGCAAAAAAAACTATATTTTACAGAAGGTAAGTCGGATAAAGTTTACGAGGTGGATTTATGTGAATCTGGTGGAGACTTATTCGTGGTAAATTTTCGATATGGTCGTAGAGGAGCAACTTTAAGAGAAGGAACTAAAACCGTTTTCCCTGTACCTTATGATGACGCTCTGTCTATATTTAATAAGTTAGTCGAAAGTAAAGAGAAAAAAGGATATGGTGAGAATGGTTCAGTATCTATACCTGTTAAACAGAACACTGCTCGTGAAGACACCATTTTAAAGTATTTAGAGCAATCAGTTGCTGGTACTTATTCAAGAGATTGGAAAGTCTCTAAAATTATTTTAAGATGTGCAGAGCTTGATATTAAGTTAGCATCTCCACTTATAGCTCGTTTTATTAAATCTAATTACGAATTTGAACAATATGCTTCTATATATACGCTTTGTGTTTTAGAAGATGATACACATGTTGATTCGATTTATAATGTTTTCAAAACTGAGAATTTTTCAAATAAAAGCGGTCGTGCTGCTGTTGCATATTGTCTTAAATATGGTAACGATAATGTAAAGAAGGAAATTCAAAATAAGATTTTAAATACGCTTCCATCAGAATTAGGAAATCATATAAAACATCCTAGATTATTTTACGCTGCATTAAAAGATTATTTCCTCAAAGAAGAGAATATTGATGCTTCAGTTTTATATTATGTTTATTTATATAGTGATATCATAAATTCCGGTAGGGAAGAGCTATATCAATTCCTTCAAAGTATTCCATTAAAAGTAAACACATTTAAGTCTGTTAGATATATTTATCGAGTAGCCCACTTATTAAACGACTATCAGTTTTTAGGCTTGTTATCTAAAAAAATGGGTGTTAGTACACCTGGATATACTTCTAGTTATATATATAGCGGTCAGCAATGGACTTCAGTAGATGTTGAAAAGAAGAAAGAGAATCCTTCTGTTGCGTTTTCATCTAAAACACAAAAATATTTTAATAAAAACACCTATAGCTTAGTTTATAAATTAAGCAAAACTAACATATCTGGTTATTTGGATTATGCAGTGTCTATTTTAGTTGCGTTAAATGATAAAATGGATAGAAATGCTTCTAATGTGCAATACAATTATATTTATGATTCTGTAGAAAGACGCTATATTACCGAGCGTCGAATCTTTCCAAGATATCATGAGTTTTCTGCACTAATGTATGTGCTTTATGGTAATTCTACTTTGTTAAACAGAGATAATACTAAATGGTTTTATTCTGAAGATATTAAGTTGGAAGATCTAGAACGAGCAGAAATTCTTCCAGAAGTATGGAGTAGCAATCCTGAAAAAGTACTGTATGTTTTAAGTCATGCTAAGAGTGAAGAGGCTGTGTTTTTCGCATTACGAATTATAAAGGAGAATAAAAGTATTTTAGATTCACTTTTGTTAGAAGATTTACAACGTTTAGTTTCTCATTATCATCCTAAGGTTTTGGAAGTGATTTTAGAATCTATAAAAGATAAATATAAGAACGTACAACCTGAAGATGTTATATTGTTAGCATTATTAAGTTCTAAGAATGAAAGTGCTATAGAATTAGCGCTTTGTTGGCTTACTTTTTATGAGCGTGATTATTTTTCTAGAGCGGAAGTGGTTGTCGGTTTATTACTAACTGGTGAAGTAAAGGTTATTTACTATTTAAAAACCTTATATAGTAGTATTTCTAAATACAACCCTATACTTAATTTAAATGCATTAAGTAGCTTATTTGAATCACCTTCTGTATTCATTGAGGCTTATCTTTTGGAGGTAAACAATTTAATAGGAAATACTTCTTTTGGGGGCTTATTGAGTGATGTGTCTATAGAAGATATCAATAAATTGGCATCTTCTAATAGTTTTACCAATAAATTATTTGCGGCTAATTTTGCTAAGCACAATAAAATTGAAACATTCTTATTATTTAAAGATTCAATAGATGAATATATTAATTCTAATGAAGCCAGATTGAGGCAAGTTGGAATTGAGTTGTTATCTCAGTTTCCTGATCATTTTTTATTAGAGAATAGTAAAAAGATTAGTGGCTTTTGTTTTTCCGAATACGAAGAAGTACGAACAGCAATACAACCAACTATAGAACGTTTGGTTAATTTAGATGCAGATTTTAAAACAAGCCTTTTTAATAGCTTACTTATTGTATTAATTGATGCAGAAAAATATGATGGTTTACATGCTAATTGTTACAGCTTGTTAACAGAAAACTATAAGCATTATTTAAATGATGTTTCTCATGAGCTTATGTTTAAACTTGTACTTTCGCATTATGAATATGCTCAAAAACTTGGTCTTCCTTTATTTAAACAACATATAGATTTAAATATGTTACCTGTTGATAAATTAGTCTCTTTAGGTAATTCAGATGTTTTTGAAATACGTAAAATGCTTCAAGATTATTTTCAGTTACATATTCCGAAGATTAATTATGAGTTAGAAAAGGCATTATTAATTTTTAACTCAAGTTGGCAAGATATTATAGATTGGGCTTGCGATTATTTTGAAAGAAGCATTGAAGAAAAAACCTGGACAGTTAACATGCTGTTATACGCTTGTGACCATACTAAAAATGAAGTACAAGCTTTTGGTAGAAAAATGATAACAGCTCATTTTAGCGAGGAGAAAGGTTTGCCGTTACTAATGAAACTACAAGAGCATCCTACAAAGGATATGCAGTTTTTTGTAACTAACTATTTAGAAACATATGCTAAAGATACTCCAGATGTTATTTTAAAACTGGAAACATATTTTAAAACGAGCTTATTTAATATTAATACACATCGTGCAACTAAAACAAGAATTTATGCTTTTTTAGAACAAGAATCTGTTAAAAATAAGGTGGTTGCAGAAATGACTGTACGTTTAATAAACAGTATTATTGGAACAAAAACCATAAAAGATAGAAGTAACAACATTGATGTTTTACTGAGTATATATGATGTTTTTCCAGAAATTGAAGTTCCGTTATTAATAAAATCAAATTAA
- a CDS encoding DUF58 domain-containing protein — protein sequence MNLQNELNKAEGFKNLGLLAKQVVEGFIAGMHKSPFHGFSAEFAEHKIYNPGESTRHIDWKLFAKTEKLYTKRYDDETNLRCHIILDNSSSMHYPELDSFSIDKLNKISFSALAAAALMHMLKKQRDAVGLSIYSDAYDFYASEKGSERHHQMLLHELSNSVLSRPLNKQTETYKYLHEIAENIHRRSLIFLFTDMFQTSEDEGKLFEALRHLKYNKHEVVLFHVFDKEKELNFDFDNKPKRFIDVETGEHINLYADSIKDNYSQTVNNYFSDLKLKCAQYKIKYVEADINKNFNNILTTYIVERQRFV from the coding sequence ATGAATTTACAAAACGAGCTAAATAAGGCAGAAGGTTTTAAAAATCTTGGATTACTTGCAAAACAGGTAGTCGAAGGGTTTATTGCTGGTATGCATAAAAGTCCGTTTCATGGATTTTCGGCGGAGTTTGCAGAGCATAAAATTTATAATCCAGGTGAAAGTACAAGACATATAGATTGGAAACTCTTTGCTAAAACAGAAAAGCTTTATACCAAACGTTATGATGATGAAACGAATTTGCGTTGCCATATTATATTGGATAATAGTAGTTCGATGCATTATCCAGAACTAGATAGTTTTTCGATTGATAAATTAAATAAAATTAGTTTTTCGGCATTGGCAGCTGCTGCTTTAATGCATATGCTAAAAAAACAACGTGACGCTGTTGGTTTAAGTATTTATAGTGATGCTTACGATTTTTATGCTTCGGAAAAGGGGAGTGAACGCCACCATCAAATGCTTTTACATGAGTTGAGTAATTCGGTGCTATCGAGACCTCTAAACAAGCAAACCGAAACGTATAAGTATTTGCATGAAATAGCAGAAAACATTCATAGACGTTCTTTAATTTTCTTATTTACTGATATGTTTCAAACATCCGAAGACGAGGGAAAGCTTTTTGAAGCATTACGCCATTTAAAATATAATAAGCATGAAGTGGTTTTATTTCATGTTTTTGATAAAGAAAAGGAGTTGAATTTCGATTTTGATAATAAACCAAAACGTTTTATTGATGTTGAAACTGGCGAGCATATTAACCTTTATGCCGATTCTATTAAGGATAATTATAGTCAAACGGTAAATAATTACTTTTCAGATTTAAAATTGAAATGTGCACAATACAAAATAAAATATGTTGAAGCGGATATAAATAAAAATTTCAATAACATACTGACAACCTACATTGTAGAGCGGCAGCGGTTTGTTTGA
- a CDS encoding ClpP family protease codes for MSGHKKIQDAIDSNFIEQRKVFLWGQVDDDSAKHVVDRLMYLDALGTEDITLYINSPGGYVTSGFAVYDCIKALKSEVSTVCTGFAASMGSLILSAGQKGKRFIQPHARVMIHQPSGGARGQASDIEITAKEIVITKELSAKILADNCGQTFEKVMKDFNRDHWMGAEESVTYGIVDGIAK; via the coding sequence ATGAGTGGACATAAAAAAATTCAAGACGCAATAGATAGTAATTTTATAGAGCAGCGTAAAGTGTTTTTGTGGGGACAGGTTGATGATGATTCTGCAAAGCATGTTGTAGATAGGTTAATGTATTTAGATGCTTTGGGTACTGAAGATATTACGCTTTATATTAACAGTCCAGGTGGTTACGTAACCTCTGGTTTTGCTGTTTACGATTGTATTAAGGCTTTAAAAAGTGAGGTTTCTACAGTTTGTACTGGTTTTGCAGCTTCTATGGGATCGTTAATTTTATCGGCAGGACAAAAAGGAAAACGCTTCATCCAACCTCATGCTCGTGTTATGATACATCAACCAAGCGGCGGTGCGCGTGGACAAGCTAGTGATATCGAAATTACTGCTAAAGAAATCGTGATTACTAAAGAATTAAGTGCGAAAATTTTGGCTGATAATTGCGGACAAACTTTTGAAAAAGTAATGAAAGATTTTAATCGCGATCATTGGATGGGTGCAGAAGAATCTGTAACTTATGGTATTGTAGATGGCATTGCTAAATAA
- the trxA gene encoding thioredoxin translates to MALEITDATFEETVLKSDKPVLVDFWAAWCGPCRMVGPVIEEISSEYEGKAVVGKVDVDANQEFAAKYGVRNIPTVLVFQNGEVVGRQVGVAPKATYAEAIDALL, encoded by the coding sequence ATGGCATTAGAAATTACGGATGCAACGTTTGAGGAAACGGTTTTAAAAAGTGATAAACCGGTATTAGTTGATTTTTGGGCAGCTTGGTGTGGACCATGTAGAATGGTTGGACCAGTTATTGAAGAAATTAGCAGCGAGTACGAAGGAAAAGCTGTTGTTGGTAAAGTAGATGTAGATGCAAATCAGGAGTTTGCTGCAAAATACGGAGTGCGTAACATTCCTACAGTTTTGGTTTTTCAAAACGGAGAAGTTGTTGGTCGTCAAGTTGGTGTAGCACCTAAAGCAACTTACGCAGAAGCGATCGATGCATTATTATAG
- a CDS encoding DUF4249 domain-containing protein, with translation MKLNKLYTHVFLLFGFYVLFSCTEEIPLSTENFKNVLVVEATITDEFKIQEVKVTRTFLLESDTPVFDAGASVQIATSGKTYNFHHVGEGVFYSDEQFQAIKDESYKLLITTSDGKKYYSNSEVLAPKAELENLYAELGSSDEVRGVQVLVDSNNDLDGAAFFRYEYEETYKIVTPYFRFQDISISNIQGIDNERAYDIDIIERPADQENCYSTNTSTEILLMSVSSLSENRVSRFPIKFISENSPFLRDRYSILVKQYVQSADANNFYKILKELGGDSESVFVTSQPGFVQGNIFSEESLEEKVIGFFDVSTVTSKRIYFNYADFNFVLPPYYFDCEVRLLDYDKVGSLDPYQLDERSILLTLLTDNPPFKYISGFGTLYEIVDPECGDCSTFASNIKPEFWED, from the coding sequence ATGAAATTAAATAAATTATATACTCATGTTTTTTTGTTGTTTGGCTTTTATGTTCTTTTTAGTTGTACAGAAGAAATTCCTTTATCAACCGAAAATTTTAAAAATGTTTTGGTGGTTGAAGCTACAATAACAGATGAATTTAAAATTCAAGAAGTAAAAGTTACACGTACTTTTCTTTTAGAAAGTGATACACCGGTTTTTGATGCTGGTGCCAGTGTACAGATTGCAACTAGTGGTAAAACTTATAATTTCCATCATGTTGGTGAGGGAGTTTTTTATTCAGATGAACAATTTCAAGCTATTAAAGATGAAAGCTATAAATTATTAATTACAACTTCCGATGGTAAAAAGTACTATTCTAATTCTGAAGTGTTGGCTCCTAAAGCAGAGCTGGAAAATTTGTATGCAGAATTGGGGAGTTCGGATGAGGTACGTGGAGTTCAGGTTTTAGTCGATAGTAATAATGATTTAGATGGAGCTGCATTTTTTAGATATGAATATGAAGAGACTTATAAAATTGTAACCCCATATTTTAGATTTCAAGATATTTCTATTTCTAATATACAAGGTATAGATAATGAGCGTGCTTATGATATTGATATTATTGAAAGGCCCGCAGATCAAGAAAATTGCTACAGCACAAATACTTCTACCGAAATTCTTCTCATGAGTGTAAGTAGTTTAAGTGAAAACAGAGTTTCGAGATTTCCAATTAAGTTCATTTCGGAGAACAGCCCTTTTTTGAGAGATCGATATAGTATTTTGGTTAAGCAGTATGTGCAATCGGCCGATGCTAATAACTTTTATAAAATTTTGAAAGAATTAGGAGGAGATAGCGAAAGTGTATTTGTAACTAGTCAACCTGGTTTTGTTCAAGGAAATATTTTTTCGGAAGAAAGTTTAGAAGAAAAAGTTATTGGTTTTTTCGACGTATCTACGGTTACTTCAAAAAGAATTTATTTTAATTATGCCGATTTTAATTTTGTTTTACCGCCGTATTATTTTGATTGTGAGGTAAGATTACTTGATTATGATAAAGTAGGTAGTTTGGATCCATATCAGCTTGATGAAAGGTCAATTTTATTAACGTTATTAACAGATAATCCTCCGTTTAAATATATTTCAGGTTTTGGTACTCTTTATGAGATTGTTGATCCTGAATGTGGAGATTGTTCAACTTTTGCATCTAACATAAAACCAGAATTTTGGGAAGATTAA